The Lactuca sativa cultivar Salinas chromosome 2, Lsat_Salinas_v11, whole genome shotgun sequence genome includes a window with the following:
- the LOC128132397 gene encoding uncharacterized protein LOC128132397 produces the protein MTVLYGLYNGINLVYGSIIWHQLVQSLVSSSRHSEISCGHFWSLITNWEMDRLRVRIMADSLLSSIATFHTKKIIVTDPTKFSFIGSIPEAMLIRISASSNVLQQYMKRPSVGPRELTLTMICSIKEADKPAKKDKKPETQKEGPVIKPTKGYVPPKQKNAPPSEFESESSEEEASGRGDTLPRSPTPEIPVHSNPPSPPPVTIPVSIPLISPITTSQPFTTIPIPTPIFTDTTTTTTTTKPHSTVPNPPVTTELPVTNEPPPSSKPLSPTQSTETTPILGGEDFEFDSTYFSPYRVQSDDDDDEPVTKRHLKSVNEKLDQLLSSSSSGAYSEAALKALFSSVVTEHSATLSAVAKAIEASTSLCQQASLAVEASTKEFKEATAKVDKLVSEAHLFLDSLQAAAAKNAQTVNASVENLQRSLQSERSNLEAARQAIEEANETLHANVNERLTQLEVELAVENRIMDELDRRTAQLKLQTHKLRTANAEINDLKSEREVIRSSATDVHSILLHLIEAHDPIITITVRRHLADKLRPVLDILSRIEGVPVTGVQPKKGERK, from the exons ATGACGGTGTTGTATGGGTTGTACAATGGAATTAACCTAGTTTATGGGTCCATTATCTGGCATCAGTTGGTTCAAAGCTTGGTCTCTTCATCCAGGCATTCTGAGATCTCATGTGGGCATTTCTGGTCTCTCATCACCAACTGGGAAATGGATCGCCTTCGTGTTCGAATAATGGCGGACTCCTTGCTCTCATCCATTGCTACCTTTCATACGAAAAAAATCATCGTTACTGATCCAACAAAGTTTTCGTTTATTGGATCCATTCCTGAAGCAATGCTCATTCGTATTTCTGCGTCGAGTAACGTTCTTCAACAGTACATGAAGCGTCCATCTGTAGGCCCAAGAGAGCTCACACTGACTATGATTTGTTCCATTaaagaggctgacaagccagccAAGAAGGATAAGAAGCCTGAAACACAGAAGGAAGGTCCGGTCATTAAACCAACTAAGGG ATATGTCCCTCCTAAGCAGAAGAACGCTCCTCCTTCAGAATTTGAGAGCGAAAGCTCTGAGGAAGAGGCTTCGGGCCGAGGTGATACTCTGCCTCGCTCCCCTACCCCAGAAATTCCAGTTCACTCTAatcctccttcacctccacctgtaaCAATCCCAGTCTCCATCCCTCTTATCTCTCCAATTACCACCTCACAACCATTCACTACAATTCCTATTCCcactcccattttcacagataccaccaCTACCACTACTACCACAAAACCACACTCTACTGTTCCCAACCCTCCTGTCACAACCGAACTTCCTGTCACAAACGAacctccaccttcttcaaaacccTTATCTCCCACACAATCTACTGAAACAACCCCTATTTTAGGTGGTGAGGATTTCGAATTCGATTCCACATATTTCAGTCCTTATCGAgtgcagagcgatgatgatgacgatgagcctGTTACAAAACGTCATCTCAAATCGGTAAACGAAAAGCTTGATCAACTGCTTTCATCCTCTTCCTCTGGTGCCTATTCTGAAGCTGCCTTGAAGGCCTTGTTCTCTTCAGTTGTCACCGAACACAGTGCCACTTTATCTGCTGTAGCCAAGGCAATCGAAGCCTCTACTTCCTTATGTCAACAGGCCTCTCTTGCTGTTGAAGCCTCTACTAAGGAGTTcaaggaagcgaccgcaaaagtcgataaactagtgtCTGAAGCTCATTTATTTCTAGATTCCTTGCAGGCTGCTGCTGCCAAAAACGCTCAAACTGTCAACGCTTCAGTAGAGAATCTTCAAAGGTCTCTTCAATCTGAGCGCTCGAACCTTGAAGCGGCACGCCAAGCCATTGAAGAAGCCAATGAAACGCTCCATGCTAATGTCAACGAACGCTTAACTCAACTGGAGGTGGAGTTAGCTGTGGAGAATCGCATTATGGATGAGCTAGACAGACGTACTGCCCAGCTTAAATTGCAAACACACAAGCTGCGTACTGCTAATGCTGAGATTAatgacctcaagtcagaaagGGAGGTCATTAGGAGTTCTGCTAcagatgttcactccatccttctTCATCTAATTGAGGCTCATGATCCGATCATCACTATAACTGTCAGGCGTCATCTGGCGGACAAGCTCAGACCGGTATTGGACATTCTTAGccgtatcgagggtgttccggtgactgggGTCCAACCGAAAAAGGGGGAGAGAAAGTGA